A stretch of Chitinophaga caeni DNA encodes these proteins:
- a CDS encoding TlpA family protein disulfide reductase, giving the protein MKSPSILTFTISLILTVFLACAENASQPISIRDAEPLIPASSILKNWKTFAYYQSDYMPLKGKFHAYDSNYNEISKDQCLRLYSTGAYLPLRLNLRNDSIYYKMIRMDDSVPGNLRYQIGLLGQRYYQNFKREGTRFPRFNFEDMEGTVYNNENMKGKTLVVKCWFIHCQACIAEFPELNKMVNKYKGRDDIIFLSMAFDSKAQLRNFLQKRGFSYKVLPVPETYISDTLGVSIYPTHFIVDGKGIIRMVSSNAHEIEVALEEGLNDELSHQ; this is encoded by the coding sequence ATGAAAAGTCCTTCCATATTAACCTTCACTATAAGCCTTATTTTAACGGTTTTCTTGGCATGTGCAGAAAATGCCAGCCAACCGATATCCATCCGGGATGCGGAACCATTAATACCCGCATCATCTATATTAAAGAACTGGAAAACCTTCGCCTATTATCAATCGGATTACATGCCTTTAAAAGGAAAGTTCCATGCTTACGATTCGAATTATAACGAGATCAGCAAAGATCAATGCTTACGGCTGTACAGTACCGGCGCGTACTTGCCCTTAAGGTTAAATCTGCGAAACGACAGCATCTATTATAAAATGATACGAATGGACGATTCTGTTCCTGGTAACCTGCGTTATCAAATAGGTTTATTGGGGCAGCGCTATTATCAAAATTTTAAGCGGGAAGGAACACGTTTCCCCCGTTTTAATTTCGAGGATATGGAAGGAACCGTTTATAACAATGAAAACATGAAAGGTAAAACCCTCGTTGTCAAATGCTGGTTCATCCACTGCCAGGCATGTATTGCAGAATTTCCGGAATTAAACAAGATGGTAAATAAATACAAGGGCAGGGACGACATCATTTTTCTAAGCATGGCTTTTGACAGCAAAGCACAGTTGCGAAATTTTTTACAAAAGCGCGGATTCTCCTATAAAGTACTACCGGTACCGGAAACTTATATAAGCGATACGCTGGGGGTTTCCATTTATCCTACGCATTTTATCGTGGATGGAAAGGGGATCATCAGGATGGTGAGTAGCAACGCACATGAGATTGAAGTTGCTTTGGAAGAGGGCTTGAACGATGAACTAAGCCACCAATGA
- the purQ gene encoding phosphoribosylformylglycinamidine synthase subunit PurQ has translation MKFGVVTFPGSNCDQDMIDALRNDLNQEVIHLWHKDKDLSMFTTDDCILLPGGFSYGDYLRCGAIAKFSPMMQSVIEFANKGGKVIGVCNGFQILCEAGLLPGVLLQNQNQQFVCKNVFIKSENPTASISKDVTGRPLMIPVAHGEGRYYADKATIDELFANNQVIFRYCDEFGNIIEDANPNGALENIAGICNKERNVFGMMPHPERATSFMLGNTDGQLIFQSLINNN, from the coding sequence ATGAAATTCGGTGTAGTTACATTCCCGGGCTCCAATTGCGACCAGGACATGATTGATGCTTTAAGAAATGATCTGAACCAGGAAGTGATTCATCTTTGGCATAAAGACAAGGATTTGAGCATGTTTACCACGGATGATTGTATCCTGTTGCCAGGAGGTTTTTCTTATGGCGATTATCTCCGTTGCGGTGCGATTGCTAAGTTTAGCCCGATGATGCAAAGTGTCATCGAATTTGCTAACAAAGGAGGTAAGGTGATCGGTGTTTGTAATGGTTTCCAAATTCTGTGCGAAGCGGGCTTATTGCCAGGAGTACTGTTACAAAACCAAAACCAACAATTCGTTTGTAAAAATGTGTTCATCAAAAGCGAAAATCCAACGGCGTCTATTTCCAAGGATGTAACCGGTCGCCCGTTGATGATCCCGGTAGCTCATGGAGAAGGAAGGTATTATGCAGATAAAGCTACCATCGATGAACTTTTCGCTAATAACCAGGTGATCTTCCGTTATTGCGACGAGTTTGGCAACATTATTGAAGATGCTAACCCGAACGGAGCCTTAGAAAATATCGCGGGTATCTGTAATAAAGAAAGAAATGTTTTTGGAATGATGCCGCACCCTGAGCGTGCCACCAGTTTTATGCTGGGAAATACCGATGGGCAGTTGATATTCCAAAGCCTGATAAACAATAATTAA
- a CDS encoding protein-disulfide reductase DsbD domain-containing protein, producing the protein MKKLLVALIMLAMPFLASAQLQDPVKWNYSAKKIAANTYEIHLTATIENSWHLYSMTTPDGGPNATVIKFAKNPFASFEGNVKEVGKLEKYHDENFGVDVKYFANKVDFVQVVKTKSSKPFAVKGTLEYQVCDDQQCLPPTEVPFSVNIGK; encoded by the coding sequence ATGAAAAAGTTATTAGTTGCGCTCATCATGTTAGCGATGCCGTTTTTGGCAAGTGCACAGTTACAGGATCCTGTAAAATGGAATTACTCAGCTAAAAAGATTGCTGCAAATACTTACGAAATTCATCTTACTGCGACAATCGAAAATTCTTGGCACCTGTATTCAATGACAACACCTGACGGTGGTCCGAATGCAACGGTCATCAAATTCGCTAAAAATCCATTCGCTTCCTTCGAAGGTAACGTGAAAGAAGTGGGTAAATTAGAAAAATACCATGATGAGAACTTTGGCGTAGACGTTAAATATTTTGCCAACAAGGTGGACTTCGTACAGGTAGTGAAAACTAAATCCAGCAAACCATTCGCAGTGAAAGGAACCTTGGAATACCAGGTTTGTGACGATCAACAATGTTTGCCACCAACCGAAGTGCCATTTTCTGTTAACATTGGTAAATAA
- a CDS encoding DUF805 domain-containing protein, with protein MRYLLLFLTRPFVFKGRSTRTEFNLGIVSIFLIYTLELLILFNFPIPHAMNIIYISSFYYMVTLLSAAVRRSHDVGQTGWMVLIPYYGFYLMFAESKPGTNKWGPNPFNEEAVPLDFDLWNTPKT; from the coding sequence ATGCGTTATTTATTATTATTCCTAACCCGTCCATTTGTATTTAAGGGGAGAAGTACTAGAACCGAGTTTAACCTGGGTATCGTGAGCATCTTTTTAATCTATACATTAGAATTGCTGATCCTGTTTAACTTTCCTATTCCCCATGCAATGAATATCATATATATCAGTAGCTTCTATTACATGGTAACATTGTTATCAGCAGCTGTAAGAAGATCTCATGATGTAGGACAAACCGGATGGATGGTATTAATTCCTTACTACGGGTTTTACTTGATGTTCGCGGAAAGCAAACCCGGTACCAACAAATGGGGGCCTAATCCATTCAACGAAGAAGCTGTCCCTCTAGATTTTGACCTTTGGAATACTCCAAAAACTTGA
- a CDS encoding DUF805 domain-containing protein, producing MKYFFEMFQRFAQFTGRSTRKQFWIANFYYTVILILLLAISHIIGDTSLSLCYLFSIIGLIPTTALAVRRMHDAGYSGWYVLTFFVLIGLIFAAMPSKTETNSWGPMPGESIHFDFEKSNFA from the coding sequence ATGAAATACTTCTTTGAAATGTTTCAAAGATTTGCGCAATTTACCGGCAGATCAACAAGGAAACAATTCTGGATCGCCAATTTTTATTATACGGTGATCCTAATTTTACTTTTAGCTATCAGCCATATCATCGGTGATACAAGTTTAAGCCTATGTTATCTATTTTCAATCATTGGCTTAATACCTACTACCGCGCTGGCCGTTAGGAGAATGCACGATGCAGGGTATAGCGGCTGGTATGTACTGACGTTTTTCGTCTTGATCGGGCTTATATTTGCCGCGATGCCTAGTAAAACGGAGACAAACAGCTGGGGCCCCATGCCCGGAGAAAGTATCCACTTCGACTTTGAAAAAAGTAACTTCGCGTGA
- a CDS encoding DUF6427 family protein, translating to MIRFFRSGNPLTVLLLLIYTIFVKFYYFLHPVTYLKDGGEGLLYNLVVGWIDSFAYKNALFYTFLTVVLLFLQALLFTKLINQHRLFSRSTYLPGMCYILFSSMYQGWNQFSPAILINLVMLWVFSNVPNLYNRSSARDVAFNLGFAVGVCSLIYFPSVIFVLLLFMGLVAMRSFRLAEWILALLGLACPLYILGTYLFLTDQWALTGQLTRIGINIPMIHDYKVWGALIANVLFFITGWIIIQRSFNKMLIQTRKIWNVWAFYAFIAMLIPFFTATFSANYWILAVLPISMFAGNVFWSIQNNTFANAIHILLLLYVIVMQYFSQS from the coding sequence GTGATACGATTTTTCCGCTCAGGCAATCCTTTGACGGTATTGCTATTGTTGATATACACCATCTTTGTAAAATTTTATTACTTCCTGCATCCTGTAACTTATTTAAAGGACGGAGGGGAAGGCTTGCTGTACAACCTGGTGGTAGGTTGGATAGATAGTTTTGCATATAAGAATGCCCTTTTTTATACATTCTTGACAGTTGTATTATTGTTTTTGCAAGCATTGCTGTTTACCAAGCTGATCAACCAACACCGCCTGTTTTCCAGGTCTACCTATTTGCCCGGGATGTGTTATATCCTGTTTAGCTCGATGTACCAGGGGTGGAACCAGTTTTCCCCGGCAATTTTGATCAACCTGGTCATGTTGTGGGTATTTTCGAATGTACCCAACCTGTACAACCGTTCTTCAGCGAGGGACGTGGCTTTCAATTTAGGTTTCGCGGTAGGTGTTTGCAGCTTGATTTACTTCCCTTCGGTAATATTTGTGCTGTTATTGTTCATGGGGCTCGTGGCAATGCGTTCATTCCGATTAGCAGAGTGGATCTTGGCGCTATTGGGCTTGGCTTGTCCCCTGTATATTTTAGGCACTTACCTGTTCTTAACAGACCAATGGGCATTAACGGGGCAGCTTACGCGGATAGGGATCAACATTCCGATGATTCATGATTACAAGGTATGGGGCGCTTTGATAGCAAATGTGTTGTTCTTCATTACCGGTTGGATCATTATCCAAAGAAGTTTTAACAAGATGTTGATTCAAACTAGGAAAATCTGGAATGTTTGGGCTTTTTATGCATTTATAGCCATGTTAATACCTTTCTTCACGGCAACTTTTTCCGCGAATTACTGGATATTGGCCGTATTGCCGATCAGTATGTTTGCCGGGAATGTGTTTTGGTCGATTCAGAATAACACCTTTGCCAATGCAATACATATCTTACTGTTGTTATATGTGATTGTTATGCAGTATTTCTCTCAAAGCTAA
- a CDS encoding M48 family metalloprotease produces the protein MSTNFYPSNPVDVDPNLTIPGKAFKMQVMKVILAIVLFVLVYLLMVALSVALAIGCIYLGIKVMTFARGIMAILLGAAIIFFGLLVCYFLLKFIFAKANTHNPQRIRIFEVEHPKLFEFVRQLAKDTNVPMPKKIYVVPDINAAVFYNSNFWSMFLPVRKNLEIGLGLVNILNLSEFKMVIAHEFGHFSQKSMKLGSYTYSVNRIIYNILYENDGYNNILSKAGSVHAIFSIITMLAATIARGIQAILKGMFSLINKPYYKLSREMEFHADAVALSVVGTEAATSSMMKIETLQFGYDISMSKLNEWIKQEAAPRNMFDAQYQANLLHSEWNDIPVKEGLLYVEERHFDYITPPRLVVQDQWASHPPTEERIKRFKVANIENVIDTRSAWSLFDDKESMQERATRHLVEVSFPNLKVQEWRDTGILMDEVKTFMGAIRFPGIFRDYYEGRSFVKIEPGELPQGEQRFEDIYNEKVIARIRRHFQNERELYLLKMIQGEQVKVKHFTFDGVRYRSKDVEKIIKVLEVAVQEDTKWLEELDLKGYALHLQLARVRSEDMEAELVVRYQEIIRLEAHLEQLKEVLDSLFNTINTIYGEEHTLIRLKILFNELKVKENKLKSILLDFEKNNWTAYFYSAGFAGEFEKFLRGTFQYFDGNNVMADEINLLFSIGNQVEFYAGRIEKSLKKNYLEAVKELV, from the coding sequence ATGTCAACAAATTTTTATCCGTCTAACCCCGTCGATGTAGATCCTAATTTAACGATTCCCGGCAAGGCCTTCAAAATGCAGGTAATGAAAGTGATCTTGGCGATCGTATTATTTGTATTGGTCTACTTGTTAATGGTCGCATTATCCGTCGCATTAGCTATTGGTTGCATCTACCTGGGAATTAAGGTGATGACCTTTGCCAGGGGCATAATGGCGATCTTATTAGGCGCCGCCATCATCTTTTTCGGTTTACTGGTCTGTTATTTCTTATTGAAATTTATTTTTGCGAAAGCTAATACACATAATCCGCAACGTATACGGATATTCGAAGTTGAACATCCAAAATTATTCGAGTTTGTTCGGCAATTGGCTAAGGATACTAATGTTCCCATGCCGAAGAAAATATACGTAGTACCCGATATCAACGCCGCGGTATTTTATAATTCCAACTTCTGGAGCATGTTTTTGCCAGTACGCAAGAATCTTGAAATCGGGCTGGGCCTAGTGAATATCCTGAACTTATCGGAATTTAAAATGGTCATTGCCCACGAATTCGGGCATTTCTCGCAAAAAAGTATGAAGTTGGGAAGTTATACTTATTCTGTCAACCGGATTATTTATAACATCCTGTATGAAAATGACGGCTACAATAATATCCTGTCTAAAGCGGGGAGTGTACATGCAATCTTCTCAATAATTACAATGCTGGCAGCAACGATAGCCCGCGGCATACAGGCTATTCTTAAAGGAATGTTCTCGTTGATCAACAAACCTTATTATAAACTTTCCCGTGAAATGGAATTTCATGCAGATGCTGTTGCGCTTTCGGTTGTCGGTACCGAGGCGGCAACCTCCAGTATGATGAAGATTGAAACTTTGCAATTTGGATACGACATTAGCATGTCCAAGTTAAATGAATGGATTAAACAGGAGGCAGCCCCCCGGAACATGTTTGACGCCCAGTATCAAGCTAATTTATTACATAGTGAATGGAATGATATCCCGGTAAAAGAGGGTTTATTATATGTTGAAGAAAGGCATTTTGATTATATAACCCCGCCCAGGTTAGTCGTACAGGATCAATGGGCAAGCCATCCGCCAACCGAAGAAAGGATCAAGCGGTTTAAAGTTGCGAATATTGAAAATGTGATAGACACCCGTAGCGCCTGGTCTTTGTTTGATGATAAAGAAAGTATGCAGGAAAGGGCTACCCGGCATCTGGTCGAGGTATCGTTTCCCAATCTGAAGGTACAGGAATGGAGGGATACGGGGATTTTAATGGACGAGGTAAAGACCTTTATGGGAGCAATTCGATTCCCCGGGATTTTCAGGGATTATTATGAAGGCAGGAGCTTTGTTAAGATTGAACCGGGAGAATTGCCGCAGGGTGAACAGCGATTTGAAGATATTTATAACGAAAAAGTAATTGCAAGAATCAGGCGGCATTTTCAAAATGAAAGAGAATTGTATTTATTAAAGATGATCCAAGGCGAGCAGGTCAAAGTAAAGCATTTTACTTTCGATGGGGTTCGTTACCGTTCGAAGGATGTCGAGAAAATTATCAAGGTACTGGAAGTGGCAGTGCAAGAGGATACCAAGTGGTTAGAAGAATTAGATCTTAAAGGATATGCATTACATCTCCAGCTAGCCAGGGTGCGTTCCGAAGATATGGAGGCGGAGTTGGTTGTACGTTACCAGGAAATTATAAGGTTGGAAGCTCATTTAGAGCAGTTAAAGGAGGTATTAGATAGCTTGTTCAATACGATCAATACTATTTATGGTGAAGAACATACCTTGATCCGGCTCAAAATTTTATTTAACGAGCTAAAGGTGAAAGAGAATAAATTGAAATCAATCCTATTAGATTTTGAAAAAAATAATTGGACTGCATATTTTTATTCAGCGGGTTTTGCCGGGGAGTTCGAAAAATTCTTGCGGGGAACCTTTCAATATTTTGATGGGAACAATGTGATGGCTGATGAGATTAATTTGTTGTTCTCAATCGGTAACCAAGTTGAATTTTATGCTGGTCGAATTGAAAAATCTTTGAAAAAGAATTACCTAGAAGCTGTAAAAGAATTGGTTTAA
- a CDS encoding ABC transporter permease → MFRNYFLIAYRNLVNNKLYGVLNIAGLALGLTCGILIFAIVKFNLSFDDFHHDKDRIYRLVTEQHRDDISRVYSVPPALAKSFRTDYDLADYCSRIATFNDVLVNVTEGDAKKKFVESNGIAFVEEGFFKIFNFPMLMGNPGTALSQPNTVIITQRLARKYFGSADPLGKIINLDNSIDCKVTGVLKDLPKNSDFNCDIYFSYATLDKYNEWFNQDDAWGGISSALQAYMLLKPGVDTKRVEDLLTAYARKYRKDSHNQHYYKLQPLSTVHSDTRYGGTMDMKNIWIISFVALFLVIAACVNFINLATAQAVSRSKEVGIRKALGSFRSQLFWQFIMETALITFIAIFLSILVAYAVLPSVNRWLDIDIPYAALNYWQLWVFIPVMGILITFIAGSYPALILSGFNPVRALKGRLFAQAGSFSLRRLLIIVQYSISIVLIIGMIIVTRQMNYSRNGDLGFHKDAIVIVPMGAGAQNDRVTTFKQQLSQMPGVKSYSLCYTAPASQTAWNTSIRFDKKAEEEPFSVDFKAGDEQYLKTFGLELLAGRNLFASDTVREVLVNEQVVKKLQLSSPADAIGHLLNVADFEYPATIVGVLKDFHDRSFHSEIQPLVLTTYSGNYRRVAIKLEAKSMVPTMAAIEEAWIKLYPEQMYKYDFLDAQIAQFYESEQMMLNLVRIFTIIAIFIGCLGLYGLVAFMVSQKRKEIGIRKVLGSSIPQVIWIFGKEFSRLILIAFLVAAPIAWYMMSNWLAGFEYHVDINAATYFYSIFFIVVIASITVGYHTLRAAWMNPAKILRE, encoded by the coding sequence ATGTTCCGGAACTATTTCCTCATTGCCTATCGGAATCTTGTTAATAACAAGCTTTACGGCGTATTGAATATTGCGGGCTTGGCCCTGGGGCTAACATGTGGTATATTAATATTTGCTATCGTAAAATTTAACTTGAGCTTCGACGATTTTCATCATGATAAGGACCGGATCTATAGGTTAGTTACCGAGCAACATCGAGATGATATTTCCCGCGTATACAGTGTACCGCCTGCCTTGGCAAAAAGTTTTAGAACAGATTACGACTTGGCCGATTATTGTAGCAGGATCGCAACTTTTAACGATGTATTGGTCAATGTAACGGAAGGGGATGCTAAGAAGAAGTTCGTGGAATCAAATGGTATAGCGTTCGTAGAAGAAGGCTTTTTCAAGATATTCAACTTCCCCATGCTCATGGGAAACCCCGGGACGGCGCTATCGCAGCCCAATACCGTTATCATTACGCAGCGTTTGGCGCGGAAATATTTCGGGTCAGCCGACCCTTTAGGGAAAATTATCAACCTGGATAATTCTATTGATTGTAAAGTTACCGGCGTATTGAAGGATCTTCCGAAGAATTCAGATTTTAATTGCGATATATATTTTTCTTATGCGACCCTGGATAAGTATAATGAGTGGTTCAATCAAGATGATGCATGGGGAGGTATTTCGAGCGCATTACAAGCTTACATGTTATTGAAACCAGGTGTTGATACTAAGAGGGTTGAGGATTTGTTGACTGCTTACGCTAGGAAATATAGGAAGGATTCCCATAACCAACACTATTACAAATTGCAACCGCTTTCAACGGTTCATTCCGATACCAGGTACGGCGGTACGATGGATATGAAAAATATTTGGATCATTTCTTTCGTGGCACTTTTCCTCGTAATTGCAGCTTGTGTAAACTTTATTAACCTGGCTACGGCACAAGCCGTTAGTCGTTCTAAGGAAGTTGGCATACGGAAGGCTTTAGGAAGCTTCAGATCGCAACTGTTTTGGCAGTTTATCATGGAAACGGCTTTAATAACATTTATCGCGATTTTTTTATCTATCCTGGTAGCATATGCCGTTTTACCTTCTGTAAATAGATGGTTAGATATCGATATACCGTACGCTGCATTGAATTATTGGCAATTATGGGTGTTTATTCCTGTAATGGGAATTTTGATCACGTTTATTGCAGGTAGTTACCCTGCCTTGATATTATCCGGGTTCAATCCTGTTAGGGCTTTGAAGGGTAGGCTATTCGCGCAGGCCGGGAGTTTTAGTTTGCGGCGTTTATTAATTATCGTTCAATATAGTATATCCATTGTTCTCATCATCGGTATGATCATCGTAACGAGGCAAATGAACTATAGCCGGAATGGCGACCTTGGTTTTCATAAGGATGCCATTGTAATAGTGCCTATGGGTGCTGGTGCGCAAAACGACCGCGTTACAACTTTCAAACAACAATTAAGCCAGATGCCGGGTGTGAAGAGTTACAGTTTGTGTTACACGGCACCTGCCTCGCAAACGGCTTGGAACACATCGATCAGGTTTGATAAAAAAGCAGAGGAAGAACCCTTCAGCGTTGATTTCAAAGCAGGGGATGAACAATATTTAAAGACTTTCGGGCTAGAATTATTAGCGGGTAGGAACTTGTTTGCCAGCGATACGGTAAGGGAAGTTCTCGTTAATGAACAAGTAGTAAAGAAGCTGCAACTGTCTTCACCGGCGGATGCTATCGGTCACCTGTTAAATGTGGCAGATTTTGAATACCCGGCCACGATCGTCGGTGTATTGAAAGACTTTCATGACCGGAGCTTCCATTCCGAGATACAACCATTGGTATTAACAACGTATTCCGGGAATTACCGCCGGGTAGCAATTAAATTGGAAGCCAAAAGCATGGTACCTACTATGGCAGCTATTGAAGAAGCATGGATAAAATTGTATCCCGAGCAAATGTATAAGTACGATTTTTTGGATGCGCAAATTGCCCAGTTTTACGAATCGGAACAGATGATGTTAAACCTGGTCCGTATTTTCACGATCATAGCCATCTTCATCGGGTGTCTAGGTCTGTACGGATTGGTTGCATTCATGGTTTCACAGAAGAGAAAGGAAATCGGGATTCGTAAAGTATTGGGAAGCAGTATTCCCCAGGTAATTTGGATTTTCGGAAAGGAATTTAGCCGTTTAATATTGATTGCTTTCCTCGTTGCAGCGCCAATTGCCTGGTATATGATGAGTAATTGGCTGGCAGGTTTTGAATACCATGTTGATATCAATGCTGCTACTTATTTCTATTCAATATTTTTCATCGTTGTTATTGCGAGCATCACCGTGGGATATCATACTTTAAGAGCCGCGTGGATGAATCCAGCCAAGATATTAAGGGAATAG
- a CDS encoding protein-disulfide reductase DsbD family protein, whose amino-acid sequence MKHLKLLLLAIFSSFAVANGQDKSPLNWEFSITKVADKTFEIHAKASIENGYRIYSVTESETIPIVTGIVLDGDNAAKEGAVIELGEAIKQKDTYYETELKYFEKSYEFVQTVKVNSDAATTITGTLSSMAQKGEDVATKDAKFSLEADPNMAVTAATTSAKAKTAEVAKAGNTASAAGDIAEDDASNKSLAWIFITCFLGGLLAVMTPCVFSVIPVTVSFFTKRSTTRSAGIRNALTYSLSIIIIYTVLGFIITKTFGANALNELSSNIYANMLFFVIFVVFGISFLGAFDIQLPSSWANKADTKAGLGTFGGIFFMALTLTIVSFSCTGPIIGNLLVLAAKGGNTGPLVGMFAFSLALAIPFSLFAMFPSLLAKAKPGGWMNSVKVVLGLLEIALALKFLSNVDMAYHWNLLDREVFLAIWIAIFAIMGFYLLGKIRLPHDSPLEKVGITRLFIALAVFSFVIYMIPGMWGAPLKGISGFLPHEGSQDFNLHRKIISIESKLDDLSSNGVSAAGANGAVKKPMKYTDILHSEIPGVEDLYFDYDEAMEASKASNKPLMIDFTGHSCTNCRKFEKSVLADPRVMKIMRNDFIVVSLYTDEKTELPDEQQYVSTLDGRKVKTVGNKNLDFQATHFNRNSQPYYIPVDHEGKALVNTGYGYDPRENIEEFIAYLEKAKEAFHQTSAK is encoded by the coding sequence ATGAAACACTTAAAACTTTTGCTGCTAGCGATATTTTCATCGTTTGCCGTAGCAAATGGCCAAGATAAATCTCCCCTCAACTGGGAATTCTCTATCACTAAAGTTGCCGACAAGACCTTTGAAATCCATGCCAAAGCAAGCATTGAAAACGGTTACCGCATTTATAGTGTAACGGAAAGTGAAACCATTCCCATCGTAACAGGCATCGTTTTAGATGGTGATAATGCCGCGAAAGAAGGCGCTGTCATCGAACTAGGCGAAGCGATCAAGCAAAAAGACACCTATTACGAAACGGAATTAAAATATTTTGAGAAAAGCTACGAATTTGTTCAAACTGTAAAAGTAAATAGCGATGCCGCTACTACGATTACGGGAACCTTAAGTTCAATGGCTCAAAAAGGTGAGGACGTGGCAACAAAAGATGCCAAATTCTCCCTGGAAGCTGATCCGAACATGGCAGTAACGGCTGCGACAACTTCCGCGAAAGCAAAAACAGCTGAAGTTGCTAAAGCAGGTAATACTGCTTCCGCAGCCGGAGATATTGCAGAAGATGATGCATCCAACAAATCTTTGGCCTGGATCTTTATCACCTGTTTCCTAGGTGGTTTGTTAGCGGTAATGACCCCCTGCGTATTCTCCGTAATTCCCGTTACGGTGAGCTTCTTTACCAAGAGAAGCACTACTAGGAGCGCGGGTATTCGCAATGCCTTGACTTATTCCCTGTCAATTATTATCATTTATACCGTATTAGGATTTATCATTACAAAAACATTCGGCGCGAACGCGTTAAATGAATTATCGAGTAATATTTACGCGAACATGTTGTTCTTCGTAATCTTCGTAGTATTCGGTATTTCCTTCCTCGGTGCATTCGATATTCAATTACCAAGCTCCTGGGCTAATAAGGCCGATACCAAAGCCGGTTTAGGTACCTTCGGTGGTATATTTTTCATGGCATTGACCTTGACCATCGTGTCATTCTCTTGTACGGGACCTATTATCGGTAACTTGTTGGTATTAGCCGCCAAAGGCGGTAATACAGGCCCCTTGGTAGGTATGTTTGCCTTCTCCTTGGCCTTGGCCATCCCGTTCTCTTTGTTTGCCATGTTCCCGAGCTTGTTGGCAAAAGCCAAACCGGGTGGTTGGATGAACTCTGTAAAGGTTGTACTGGGCTTACTGGAAATAGCCTTAGCGTTGAAGTTCTTATCTAACGTAGATATGGCCTACCACTGGAACCTCCTGGATCGTGAAGTGTTCTTGGCGATCTGGATTGCGATCTTCGCGATCATGGGCTTCTACCTGTTGGGGAAAATCCGCTTGCCGCATGATTCTCCCTTGGAGAAAGTAGGTATTACGCGTTTATTCATCGCGTTGGCCGTATTCTCGTTCGTGATTTATATGATCCCGGGTATGTGGGGCGCTCCATTGAAAGGAATTAGTGGATTCTTGCCGCACGAAGGCTCCCAAGACTTTAACTTACACCGAAAGATCATTTCAATCGAATCTAAACTGGACGATTTATCCAGCAACGGCGTAAGTGCCGCAGGAGCGAATGGAGCAGTGAAAAAGCCGATGAAATACACGGATATCCTCCACTCTGAAATCCCGGGTGTGGAAGATCTTTATTTTGATTACGATGAGGCAATGGAAGCATCAAAGGCCAGCAATAAACCTTTGATGATCGACTTTACCGGGCATAGTTGCACTAACTGCCGTAAATTCGAGAAGTCCGTGCTAGCTGATCCCCGTGTAATGAAAATCATGAGGAATGACTTCATCGTGGTTAGTTTGTATACAGATGAAAAGACAGAATTGCCGGATGAACAACAATATGTTTCTACCTTGGATGGAAGGAAAGTGAAGACGGTCGGAAATAAGAACCTGGACTTCCAGGCGACGCATTTTAACCGTAATTCCCAGCCTTACTATATCCCCGTTGACCACGAAGGCAAAGCGCTCGTGAATACCGGTTATGGTTATGACCCCAGGGAAAATATCGAGGAGTTTATCGCTTATTTAGAAAAAGCCAAGGAAGCCTTTCATCAAACTTCCGCTAAATAA